Genomic DNA from Luteolibacter arcticus:
TCGGAGATCACCCCATCCGTTTCGTCGCCTAGTATTTCGTGCGCCGCTTTCACCAGCTCCTTCATCGGCGCATGCACCCGGCCGCGCGGCGTAATCCCGAGCATCTCGGCGATCTCTTCGATGCGCTCGATGTGACGCTTGGTCTCTCGAGCCTCCCGGCGGAAATGTTCGGCCAGCTTTGACCGCGACGAGCTGCGGATCATCGCCGGCAATGCCAGTAGCCACTGCCGCTGAGCGCTGAACAGCTCCTTCAGCTCCGCCGCCAGAACGTCGTCGAACGTCTTCATCCCACCCCGTATCCCGCAATCGATGTGCCACCCGCTCCAGATTGATCGTCAAAGGGCCGTCTCTCAGAGGGATTGCACCTTCCCTCCGGACAATTGCATGACGCACGCTCAAAAACCCCTTCACGCTACCGGCTCTTTTTCTCGGGAAAGTAGGCGGAGGAGTAGGCAAGGGCTGCACTCAGCCGCAGCCCCTGGTCATTGATAAAGCCCTGCGCCGACGCCTTGAGCAGCTTATCCGATGCCGGGTCCCGTTGATGGTTCCTCTGCCATCGCCTTGGTAAATCATGATCCACCTGAAATCTCTCGCACAAGCGACACCGGCAAGTGCTGCGGCTCGATCGACTTCCAGCTCGCCGGTTCCTTGACAGGTTCGCGGATGGTGAAGCCACGCGGACCCATCTCGGCCAGTTCATCCCATTCGACCGGCATCGAGATCGGGGCACCGGGACGGGCACGCAGCGCCCACGGCGCGATACACGTCGCCCCGCGGCCATTGCGCAACCAGTCGATGTAGATCTTCCCGGAGCGCTTGCTTTTGGACGAGGTGATGATGAAGCGCTGTGGATTTTTTTCCGCCACCTTGGCAGCCACCGCCTTGGTGAAAGGCTTCATGAAATCCCAGCCGTGCTGACGCTTGATGTGCATCACCACGTGGATCCCCTTTCCCCCGGAACTCTTCACGCGCGTCTCCAGCCCGTAGTCCGCCAGGCAGTCACGCAGCAGGAACGCCGCACCCAGGGTTTCTTTCCACGGCACCTTCTCGTCCGGGTCCAAGTCCCATACCAGCACGTCGGGCTTGTCCACCAGCGGCAAGCGACTCCCCCACGGGTGCAGTTCGATCACGCCAAACTGCGCCAGCGAGATCAACCCGGCCACATCGTGGATGAAGAGGATCTCGGTGCCGTCATCCAGAGTCTTCACCTTCACGTGCTCCGGCACGTGACTCTTGAAGCTCTTCTGAAAGAATTTCTCGCCCGCAATCCCCTCCGGCGTGCGCAGCAGCGCCAGCGGCCGGTCAGCCACATGGGGAAGCATCAGCTCACCGACCCGCTCGTAGTAGCGAGCGACCTCCAGCTTGGTCACGCCGTCATCCGGGTAAACCACTCGGTCGGAATTGCTGATTTCGACACCCGCCACGACAGACCCGCGTCCACCTGTCGCCTCCACCGGATCGACATGCACCTCCGACGCCGGCTTGTCCTCGCGCAAGGACACGAAGCTACCTTGGCGGATGGCGCCATCCCTTGTCAGTTCGGCGAAATCCACTTCCGCCACCAGACGAGGTTCAACCCACGTCACCCCACGTTCAGAGGCGGGAAAAGGAGCCCGGCTGGTGGCCAGTGGCTTCATCTGTTTCAAAAGACGATGGCGGCTCTGGTCGGTGAAACCCGTGCCCACCTTGCCGCGCGGCACCATCCGGCCGTTCTCAACCGACCCTAACAGAAGAGCCCCGAACGCCGGACAACTCCCTTTCGGTTCCGTGAAGCCACAGATGATGAACTCCTGCCGCGGCCGGCACTTCGATTTCGTCCAGTCGCGCCGGGATTCGGGCTGATACGTGCCATGCGATCGCTTGCTGATGATGCCTTCGAGGCCGAGCTTGCAACTCTGCTGGAACAGTTCCACCCCTTCGCCAGACGGCCACGTTTTTGATCGCCGCACGGGGCCGGTCTCCTTGGGCACGAGTTTCGCCAGGTGCTCCAGCCGCTTGGATAGAGTTAGGCCCCGAAGATTGCGGCCATCGAGGTGAAGAAGATCGAAAGCCACGAAGTCGATGCCCTTGCCCGACTTCAGAGCCTCCTGCAAGGCGCCGAAGCTCGACCGGCCCTTGCTGTCGAACACCACCGCTTCGCCATCGAGCACGAAGTCCCCGCCCTTGAGCGCTTCCAGTCGCTTCGCCAGCTCCGCGAACCGTGCCGTCCAATCCAATTGATTGCGGGTGAACAGTCGCACCTCCCCTTTCTTCCGCACGGCGATCAAACGATACCCGTCGTACTTCAGCTCGTGAAGCCACTCCTTGCCCTCCGGAACCGTCGTCACCGGACGTGCGAGCTGCGGCGGCACGAAGGCAGCGACCTCACTCTCCGGCTCGGCTTCCAAGGCCTCCGGATGCGTTGCGGGATCGAGCTTCCGGAGCAACCAGTTCGGTTCCTCGCTCATTCGCGCTAACAGATACGGCCCGCTCAACCGCTGGCCGTGCAGCGCGAACTTCATTTTCCCCTTCGCGAAATCCTTCCGCCAATTCTTTTCCAGTGGTTCCCAAGTGCCCTTGTCCCAGATCGCCACGTTGCCCGCGCCATAGTTGCCCTCGGGGATCGTCCCCTCGAATCCGCCATATTCCAGCGGGTGATCTTCCACGTGCACAGCCAGACGCTTTGAAGAAAGCTCCTCCGGAATCCCCTTGGGCACCGCCCAGCTCACGAGCACGCCATCAATCTCCAACCGGAAGTCGAAATGGTGCGACCGCGCGTGATGCTCCTGCACGACGAAGCTGTTCCCTGCTTGCCGGGCCTTCTTCCCGCCCGGTTCGGGAGTTTGGCGGAAGTTCCGCTTCTCCCGGTACTTTTTGAGGGCGGCGCCCCGCTTGGTGGATTTGGCAATGGCCATGAGACCGCTTTCGCACATCCCGTTCCAAAGAATCCGTCATGCCGACTTGGCCTTCTTGCGTGCGGTTTTCTTGGCTGCTTTCTTCGCGGCCTTCTTGGCAGCGGGCTTTGCCTTCGCGGTCTTGCTAGGAGTCGTCGCCGGCTTCTTGCCCAAGCTGCGTTCCAGATAATCCGCGAGGTCCACCACCTTCCCACGAGCAGGTTCTTTCTCACCGGCGTCGCTTTGCTTCACATCCTCGACGGTCTCGCCCGTCTCAATCTTCTTCTCAATGAAGGTCATCAATGCATCGCGATACTCATCATGGTAGTCCTTGGGATCCCACTTCGCCGCCATGTCGTGAATGAGACGCAGGGCCAGATCCATCTCCCGCTTGCCGACATCGGCTTCCTCGGAGGAGGGCAAGTCGAGCTTCGACACGGCCCGGATCTCTTGCGGGAATCTCAGCAGCATGAGCACCAGCGCATCCTCCCGGACGAACATGGCCGACAGGTACTCGCGCGTACGGATGACGACCCGCGAGATGCCGGCCTTGCCCGTCTTCCGCAAGGCCTCGCGCAGTAGCACATACGCCTTCCGTCCGCGCTTTTCAGGCTCCAGGTAGTAGGGCTTGTCGAAAAGCAGCGGATCGATGTCATTCAAATCCACAAAATCGCTGATACCAATCGTCTTGGTCAGCTTCGGCTGCACGGCTTCCAGGTCTTGGTCGGACAGAAGGATGAACTGGCCCTCCTCATACTCGTAGCCGCGCACCATGCGGTCCCACGGCACCTCCTCGCCGGAGTCGGCATTCACGCGTTCATAGCGAATGCGCGCGTGATTCTTGCTGTCGACCATATGAAGCTGGACGTCTGGCTTCACTTCGGCCGCGGTGAGTGAGACCGGAATGTTTACCAGCCCGAACTCGATGGCTCCTTTCCAGATTGAACGTGGCATGACTTCTCTTTCGCAGACGCCGTGCCCGCTTTGCTGAAGCGGCGCGATGCCCCTCCACCCATGCAATTTGCCGTGCGGAGAGGCGCATCGTGCCACTTCGCCAACGTCGAGGGTTCAGTGGCGCTCCATCTGAACAGGCTGCAACCATCGCCCCCACGCAGGATGGCGGCGCTCACCTAGCATTGGCCCGCTGCCTGCGGAAAGGGTGGTGCTATGAGAGCTCAAAATTTTCCACAAACCGATCGACCGGAGAGGAATGCCGAAGAAGCGCCTGCCACGGAAACCCGCGACGCGTCCACCCGGCACGCCCACTGGGACGAACTCCACGCTTCGGGTAATGGCACCCGCCATTTTCTGACGAATCTCCGCCGAGGAATCTCGCGGCGACCGTGGACCGACATGGCGGTCGCTGCGGCGGCCGGATTTGCAGCCGGATGGTTGTTGTCGAGTCGCCACCGGTCTCACGCGTTGCGCGACCTTTTCATCGGCTCGCTGCTGCCGGCCGCATCCAAGAAGGCTCATCACGCCTACGACGCGGTGAGGGGTAACGATACAATCCGCGAGCTGGGCCACCAGTTCGATAAACTCAAATCCCGCTGGTAACCATGCAACCTTCCGACTCCCCAACCGGGCCAGTGACCTCCACAGCCCTCGCAGCCCTCGACCGACAAGCCAGGCGAGGTGCCGAATACATCGCCCGTCATCCTGCCGCAGGCATCGCCGCCTGTTTTGGAGCGGGCTATCTGGCAGGCAAGCTGCCCATCTTGCGCTTCCTCGCCGGGACCGTCCGCGTGGCGATCCCGCTGGCTCCGCCCTTGCTGGCCGTATTAGGTGCCGCCCGCGTCTGGGATCTTGTGGCACCGCCTGACGGATCGGTTGCCCCCCCTCCACGGGAGGAGGGCGAGGCGCTGAACCAACTCTTGGCGATGGCCTTGGCCAGCCGCGAAAGCTACGGGAGGGCCGCCCCGCGCTTCGATGGGGAGGATCGCCGCTTGGTCGAACATCTCCGGGCCGTTCACGACGACGCCGTGCGCCTTCTTAAAAAGGCGGTCCAAGACGCAGGGGTCTTCCCTCTGCTCGGAAATTCCCCTTGGGATGGCCTGGTCGATCAGCTTGCTCATGTATCAAGCGGACGCTTGGCTGATTCCCCGCTCTTCTCACTGATGCTATCCGCGGAAGAGTCTGCCGTCCGGACCTTCGAAGCTGCGTTGCTCGACCCTTCATTTGACGAAGAGAAGAAGACCCTGCTCCGGCGGCATCTCCTCCCGCGAGCCCAAGAGAACGTGAACAGCCTGCTTCGGCAGCGTACACAGGAGTTACCCCAGCTCGCCACGGTCACGCCTTGAACCCATCAGAGCTTATGAAAGCCAACCAAACTCTCGGAGCCAGCGGCTTTGCGATTCTTGCCCTTCTGGCTCCTTTCCTCAACGCCCAGGAATCCACCTCTCCGCTCTCGGCGCACTCGTCATCGGCGGAGATGAAAAAGCTCGTCGCTATCATTCGGCCCATCGGCAACAGCAATGTCCGGGGCAGCGTCGTCTTCGACAAGGTCGACGACGGCATCCTGATCAACGCCAAGATCGGCGGCCTGACGCCGAATGCGCATCACGCGATCCACATCCACGAGTTTGGCGATCTGGGCAGCGAGGACGCCTCCAGCGCCGGGGATCATTTCAATCCCGGAGATCATTCCCACGCCATTCCCGACGAAAGCGAGCGCCACGCCGGCGACTTGGGCAACCTGCAGGCGGACGGCGACGGGAATGCCGTGCTGACCTTGGTGGTAAATAATATCACCTTGGATGCAGGCAAACGCGGGATCATCGGCCGCGCCGTCATCGTTCACGCCAAAGCCGACGATGGAGGCCAACCCTCCGGGAATGCCGGCGATCGGATCGCCGCCGGTGTGATTGGAATTTCCAAGGATGCCAGACCCGAACCGGCTCCACCAACTCCCAAGCCCCCTGGCGAAGGCAAGCCCGCGGAACCGGAACAAAAGGAGACTCGTCCCACGACACCCGACACCGACGTGTCGGTGGACGAGTAACATCGTCGCAAGAAGAACCCATCGCCAGTTCACCTCAGGCTGCCGCGCGTAGCCAACACCCACAGACCAATGACAATATGACAACCACTCTTCACTCCGAGGTATACATGCGGGACGGCCGCGGCGGGTTTCTTCTCAGGGAAGGCGCAGAGGTTTTGAACGATTGGGGCGACGGCTGCCTCATCCGTTCGGACGAACTGGTTTCCACCGAGCCCGCCGATACCTGCTTCGTCGCAGAGGGTGATGCACTCGTTGCGCTTCGCTTTCCGCAGCTGCCGGTCGGCGTGGGCCCCTTCGAATATCTTGCGGAAAAGGACTACTCTGATATCCGCATCACCTCGATTTTCTGAGCAATTGGCAGGGAGCCAACGCCGGGATCGGCTCCGTCAACTTCCGGTTCGCGTGTATTTCTTCTTTAGGAAAAAGCCTGCGGCCAGCAGCACCGCCGACATCCCCACCAGGGCGTAGATTACCCAAGGCTTGAGGGTGTTGACCGCACTGCCCGCGCCGATCGGGATCACGCAGAAGAAAATGTAGATCGGCGCACCGACCCACAGGTAGATGCGGAATGGGACGTCAGTGAGAGCCAACAAGTAGAGCTTGGGCGCATAAGGTGGGCCATGAACGGCCGCGAAGAGCGCGGTGAACCACGCTTGATGCTTCGGGTCGATTGCCGGAATCCCGTGGCCGGCGCGACCAAGACGGTTCCTCAGCCGCTCGCGAAACAAGCCATGGGTGAGCCGGAAGGCCACGACATGATGGAAGAGGATAGCTCCCGCGGCGACGGCCATGCCCCCTCCAAAGCCAAAGCGAATGCCCGCCACTACCAGCATCGGAGTGATGGGAAAGCCGATCAATGGCAGCATGAAGAAGGCGAGGACAAACAGAGGCAGCGAGAGCCCCTCGGCAAAGGCAACAATGGATTCGCGATTCAAGTGGTCGCGGTAGCTCCACAAGGCGATGCCAGCGGCAACTAGCAGGAGGATCGAGACCACCAGCTTCTTATGCTGTCGCAGCCGGGTGGTCAGAGTCATCGGAGCGTGAGTTCCGCGCATAGCGGCAGATGATCGGAGGCGATCCTGGCCACCGGTGAAAACGGCTGGTCCACCCCCTCCACCGTGAAGTGTTCGCTGACGAACACATGGTCGATCCGGAGCAGCGGACAGGCCGAGGAGAAGGTAGGAATCGGGACGTGACCGGGCACCGCCAACTGGACGTCGCGGAACCGCTGGCGCAGCCGCTGAAGGGCCCGTGAACGAGGTCCCGAATTAAAGTCGCCAGCCACCACTACCGGCTCGTCGGCTGGAACAGTGCCCAGCCACCGTTCGCCTAACAGCTCATCGGCTTGTCGCACGCGTTCGGCGCGCCCCAGCCCGAAGTGGGTGTTGACGAAGTGAAACGGCTTGCCGCCTTCCGGCTCGACCTTTACCCAAATGGCACCCCTCGCCTCGCGGAACAGTCGCGGGTCCGCTTCGGTGAGATAGTCCGCCCGAATCGTCGTGAAGGGATGGCGGGAAAAGAGCGCGATTCCATAGCGCTCGCGCTGCTCCTCGAACATCGCGTGAAACACATGGGTCATGCGCAGATGATCGGCGATGAGCTGCGCCTGGTCGTAGCCGCGGCTGCGCAGTCGATGACAGTCCACCTCCTGCACTGCGATGATGTCAGGATCGAAGTGATTGATGACCCGCGCGACGCGCTCCGGCCGGACCTTTCCATCGAGGCCGACGCAACTGTGGATGTTGTAGGTCATCACGCGAAGGGGCAGCTCACGATCACGTTGCAAGCGTTCCGCCACGCGCTCCTCGCGGGTGCCGTCCCGCCCCAAGAAGTGTAGCCCGATTTTGCGCAGGTCCTCGCCGCGCACCCGGGTGCCCGTGGCCGGTAACCGCGCATGATGCCAGCGCCGGATCCGGTCGGGCACCAGCAGGAAGCCGCGGGTTTCTTCGGACCCGGGACCACAGTGCGCCCCGTTCTCCATCGGGAAGCTGAGAGGCTCTCCTTCGGGATCCCAGCCGGAGATGAGGAGGTTTCCGGCATTCGGATGGAAGCACAACGCCACGAGATCCTGCGTGACCTCCGCGAGAAACGGATGGGATGCACCCAACACTTCGGCCGCGTGCGTTGGCAGCGACCATTGACCACGGCCATTGAACGCCCGAACGGTGCCGTCTTCCTGAGGCAGCAGCACTAACGGAACGCCCGCCGATTTAACCAATTCTAATGCGTAATTCTCAAGCTCCTCCGAAGCCAAGGGCCGGGGCAGGTAGATGTGCCCAAGCGGCCCCATCGCGGTGACGATGATCTGGGACTCCGGCTGCGGAGTACCGCTGGCGACCGAATCGGACTGCATGCCCATGAGATTCCGGAAGCGCCCCATGGTATCACCTAGCAGTTCGGACCTCCTGCGCATCCACACCTCGGTGCCAGCCATGGGCCCGGTGGAGAACACCTCGGCCACGGCGGAGTGGAGCTCCCGTCCATACTTCCGCTCGTAGGGAATCGTGTGCTCCTGGCCATGGTCGGAGTGGACGATGACCTCGTAGTCGCGATAGGCGGAATGATCACCGGCGCGAAAGATGTCCCGAATCGCTCTGTCGATCCCCTTCAGCGTCCAGTGGGCAAAGGCGGATCGAGGTCCACGACGATGGGATTGCTCGTCATAGCCGAGGAAGTTGCCGTGGATGACGGGAACCCCGCGCTCGATATCCAGCAGAATGCGGAAGCGGATGGCTTCCCGGAGCAAGATGCAGACGACCACGCGGGCAGGCACGAAGATCAATTCGCTGAGGACGTTCTCCCGCTCGTAAAATCCTTTCACCGCGTCGGCCAGGGCGATCGCGAACTCCAGCAAGGCAAGCCCCGCCATGCGCAACAGCTTGGGGAGATAGACAAGGCCAAGCACCAGCCACTTGAGCGGATTGACACGCCGCACCAACTCCGTCGATGCGAGATCCTGGGAACAGTAGCGGGAAAAAGCGGTCCCGGCGCGATAGATGTTTGAGTAGCCACAACCGCCTTCCAAGAGCGGTTGCTCGCCCCGCTCACGGAGCTCCGCTTCGATCGCGGCCGCAGACTCGGCCTCATACATGCGCATCACCTTTCCGGACTCGCGATGAAGAAACTGGAATCCTGGAACAGCGGCACGCACTCCGTAGAAAATCTCGCCTTGTACGGCAGGCGTCGTAGATGGCACACCCGAGTAGAAGCTCTCCAAGGTGAAGTGCCCCCGCCTCATGAGCTTCGAGAGGAATGGCAGGTTTCCCTTCTCGATCGCGTATTCGAATTGGCTGCGGGAAAGTCCGTCGATCTGCAGGATGATCAATCCGGGATGCTCCGCTTCGCCGACAGGAAGCTTCACGCCGAGGAGACGCGAAGCGAGACGGGTGCGGTTCACAACGCGCCGCAGCCAGCGCAGACGGGCGGTGATGCGACTAATCAAGGCGGGCTTCGGTGGCTGGAGTTTCGATCACCGCTGCCGTCACGGCGGAAACCTTGGCAGCCAGCAGTTCCCATTCAATTTCGATGCCGGCCACCAGGCGATCCCACGAACTGTTCTCCGGCGCCTCAGGCCGTCGCTGTGCGGCGACTAGCTCCGTGTAGCACGCGATCATCTGATCGGTGCAGCGGACCGTATCGTAGTCCTTTGCCGAGAGGCGCGCACGACCCGCCATGTTCCGCCGCAATGCCGGGCTGGACACCAACCCGAGCAAAGCCTGGCTGAAGTCCTCGGGGCTCGCATCCGCGGGAAGTAGCGAGCCGTTCTCGCTATCGCGCACGATTTCCCGCACACCAGGCCCTTCCAGGGCGACGACCGGATTGCCGGCAGCCATTGCCTCGGCGAGGACGATGCCTTGGGTCTCGGTCTGCGAGGCGAAGACGAAGCAATCCATGGCCGCATAGGCGTCGCACAGGTCCGAGCCGGTCAGCTTGCCCGGTGCATGGATGCTGTCCTCCAAGCCCGCCTCGGCGAAGCGGGAGAGCATTTCCTCCCGGGCATCGCCATCCCCTACCAGCAGGAAGACCGTGTCCGGACGCTCCTGGAGGCAGGGAATGAGCGCATCCGTGAGGAACCTGAGGTTCTTTTCCGCGGCCAGCCGTCCCACATGCCCGATCACGGTGGTGTTCTTCCGGAACTTGGCCCGCTTCCGGAAGCTGGATCCCACGCCCGTTTCGAAGGCACCGGTATTGATCCCCGTGGCAATGGTCCGCACGGGAGTGGTTACTCCCCGGCCTAACAGCAGGGCGGCGATACTCTCGCTGGGAGCGATCACCGTATCGCACAGGTTGCAGTAGTCGGTGGCAAGCTGGATGGCCATGCGCTTGAGCGCGTCCGAGTCAAGCGGCACGTAGTGGGTGTAGCGCTCGTAAAGGGTATGATGGGTGAAGACCACCGGCACCTTCATCTTCCAACCCTCGCGCAGTGCGGCATCGCCTAACAGGAAAGGATGGTGACTGTGAATGAGATCCGGCTGGAAGTCTTCCATGAAGTCCCGGATGATGTTCGGCATCGGCAAGCGGACGCAGAAGTCGCTGCCGTTGAAATTCTGGATCGCCGGTACCCGCAGCACGTGAGGCGAGGGTTCCGCGCCAGCAAACTCCGGAGCAATCACCCGGACCTCATGGCCGCGGGCGCGACACGCCTCCTCCAATGTCTGCACGGAACGGGCCACCCCGCCGACATGCGGCAGGTAGGTATTGGTGAGCATGGCGATCTTCATATGGACTCCAGGGAAAAGACGCGTTGGCCTCCATTGCCAGCGATCGAGTGATAGCCCGGAACGGCGACGATGACCTGCGGTGGCCGCTCGTGCCATTCGGCTTCAAGCGTGAGCTGCTTCGCCTCCAATCGTACCGAGACAGGGCCCCATGGCGTGAGCGTCGGACCAAAGCTCACGGTACCGCCGAGCCACTCTGGCAAGATACCCGACCCGATCACGAGGTGGTCGTCCTCCTCCCGCACGAAGCAATTGCGGATCATCATCAGCCATTCCGCAGCGGCCCAGCCGTGCTGACCGTCGCCCATGCAGCCGCCATGGGTGATCGGATGAATGGCTTCAGGCCACTGGCCGGTCGGCGAAGCCAACTCGGCAACACGGCGGATCAATCCGATGAATCGCCTATCGCCGGCGCGCAAGAGGGTCTGCGCAAGATCCAGCGTGAGATAGGCATTGATCCCGGAATGGATCATCTCCTGGAAGAAGCCCCCGCCATGGAAGCAGTGGTCTAGCAACCAGTCGAGCGTCGCCATCATGCGTGGTGCCCCGCCCGGGTAAAGTTGCAGCGGATAGTCAGCGACCATCGAGCCGATCGCACCAGCATCCATGCGTCTCGCGGGGGCAGCGGGAATCGCTCCCTTGGCCCGGCGCTCGGGAATCGACTCGATGCTGCGGGTAATGTCTGCGGCGAATTCCGCGGCCAGCTTCTCGGCTTCATCCGCAGCCTCATGCTGGCAATGACGTCGCCATTGCTTCGCCATTTCCTTCAGCCCACCCCATGCCCAGAAGTCATCCCAGTAGTAGTAATCATTCGGCCCGAGGTGCTCGGCGCTGAAGCCGGCGGGTAGCAGACCACGGGTACCAGCGGGATCATCCTTGGTAAGACGCTTCCTCGCCAGCCAGCGTACCGCTTTCCGCAGTGCCCGATCCAAGGCCGGTTCCGGGGGACGGTGGGAAAGCGCGCACTGGCGGGCAGCAATCCACAGCACCTGCCCATTCGAGTCCCACTCCCCTTCCTGCGAAAGGAAGTAACCGGTGGCCGTCTGACGCGCCGCAAACGTGCCGATGATCCGGTCGGCCGCGTCGGACAGTCCGAGTGTGAGCAGCGGGTGGAGCATCAGGCAGGCATCGCGAAACCAGAACCGCCGGTAAGTGTAGGGGCCGGGGACCAACTCGTCCGCGGACAGCAAGAGAACGGTGCGCATCGCCGCGTCGTAGAGGAACTTCATGCGGGCATCGCCGATCTCCAGGGCCGCGGTCCCCTTCAATGCCTGCTGCCACGAGCGGTTGGGCGCAACGGTGCGGCCCAGATCGCGTTCCAACGAAACCGACACACCCAGCTCCCGCGGCTGCCCCGCATGGATCCGGAAAAGCGCGGCAGCGGTCGCCATGCCCGTGCTGCAGGTGATCTCCCGTTGATCGACGTCTCCCGGCAGATTGAGGTAAACATCCCCATCCGCGTAGTGGGCCATCCGCAGTGAAATCGGAGCCTCGCCCAAATCCACGGTCGCCTCGTCATTCACGCGAAAGGCCTTACCGGACGAGTCAAGGGCGATGCGTTGGATGAACTGGACACCTTCCGGGTTATACGGACGGACGGCAACAACCAGCCACCCGTCTTCCTGCGTCAATGCGCGCACATTCGTGCATACCTTCGGTGGCTGGCCGGCTTCGCCCGTCATCCGGGTTCCCAATTCCAGTTCCATGCCGTCCAACTGACAACGGGTCTTCACCTGCAACCCCTCCCCAAGCTCAAGCAACTGCGTCACCGCATGGTCTTCCAGCTTGCTCGGCAGGAGGCGCTTTCGCGATTCCGTGACGATCCAGAAGTCCAGCGACCAGCCATCGTGGAGCGGCGTCACCAGCCCATGCGGATCGACAATCGGATAGACGGCGACATCCGGCAGCCCGACCGCCGTCCAGTTGCGGTGCGTTAGATTGATGTGGCTGAAGGAAAACGCACGCGGGACGAAAGAGCGGCTAGCGGGATTGAACTGACGTTCCACCCAGAACGGCCACACCCAGTCGAGGTTGTGTTGGATCGCCTTGGCGTTAACCAAGCCGCGGGCATGGAACACGATCCCGGCTCGCAGCAATTCGAACGGCTCGGCGACCTCCGACGGCTGCGCGAAGCCACGGATCCGAGCCAGTATGGTCGCCGGATCCAGCACCCCGTAGCGGCGTGCAGCATGCTTTACGAAGAACCTCCATGGCAGCAGATTTAACATGAACTCGTCTAGATCGCAGTTCGTGTTCCACCGGCTGATTCCTTGTTCCAAGGGACCCGGCAAAGTGCCACAAATGCGAAGTGCAATTGCTGGAACCGTGCGGCGTGCAATCCTCCCACTCCCGGCCCACAGCAAGGAATTCTGCTCTAACCGCAGGATCCCGATGGGGCCAAACGCTCCGAAACGCTGGACCTTCATTCACCCTCCCGCCAAAGTCCTCCGACCATGGAATCTGCCGATCTTGGCCACCCGCTGATTTCTCACCTTCCGATCCCCCGGAGCCGCCTCGGGGCAACTGAAGGCGAAGAGATTGGCAAGCGGCCGGACTCACAGATCAATGTCCTCAGCGACGCCCGCTTCCGCCACGTCTATTTCCGCGGACTCAACCCGGTGGGAAGCAAAAGGAAGAACGACGCCATACGCCCCCCCCAGCCCCCTGCGCTCACCGGACCCCAGTCGCCCAAAGATGCCGACACCCGATTTCTTCGCCGGATCCTGGCTCAGGCCGGCCTGAGTCCGGCACTCTACCGCGCGGCACCGCTGGTCAGGCGCTTGCCTGCCTGCCTGCGCGCCCTCCGGGTGGAATGTTCCGCAGCTGCGGAGCGATTGTTGGCCGCCAATCCCGCACTGGTGTCCAAGGCACTGGAGTCGCTG
This window encodes:
- a CDS encoding glycosyltransferase, whose product is MKIAMLTNTYLPHVGGVARSVQTLEEACRARGHEVRVIAPEFAGAEPSPHVLRVPAIQNFNGSDFCVRLPMPNIIRDFMEDFQPDLIHSHHPFLLGDAALREGWKMKVPVVFTHHTLYERYTHYVPLDSDALKRMAIQLATDYCNLCDTVIAPSESIAALLLGRGVTTPVRTIATGINTGAFETGVGSSFRKRAKFRKNTTVIGHVGRLAAEKNLRFLTDALIPCLQERPDTVFLLVGDGDAREEMLSRFAEAGLEDSIHAPGKLTGSDLCDAYAAMDCFVFASQTETQGIVLAEAMAAGNPVVALEGPGVREIVRDSENGSLLPADASPEDFSQALLGLVSSPALRRNMAGRARLSAKDYDTVRCTDQMIACYTELVAAQRRPEAPENSSWDRLVAGIEIEWELLAAKVSAVTAAVIETPATEARLD